A section of the Pseudanabaena mucicola str. Chao 1806 genome encodes:
- the xisF gene encoding fdxN element excision recombinase XisF yields MKIGYARVSTREQSENSHALEQQIARLKAAGATEIYSDVESGSKNSRPKFKQLIADCKLGRISEVIVTRLDRLTRSLVTLRKTIDQLKDAGVSLVALDDSIDTSTAVGKFHLNMLGSLAEMEVDRLSERVRHGWKHLRDRKVAMNPPFGYCKINDKHTLDHQKFLCLLSDRTELSKAEIAQDIINAFFQERSLRGCLRVINPKYGIFTSANNNHGENIGGVTARGLFRFSITGLKDWLINPVLQGHLCYLKKRNGQRLDRSQWQIFRNTHEALITEQQSREIDEILAHNRQVRGYGTQAQRFPLSGLVFCAECRAACYSCASRIGTSKTEFHYYFQCKNAQTRSCNNRKLVRQEKCEAAAIASLTQRASQIADIAELPLERVEPVELRELRGQLAVLENLGYNPAIATAKEQLRAQISNLEYGLTVGANIDTKLRDALIDTFGNPVYFSSLPLDEKKAIYRALIDRIVVKDGGVVSVELKI; encoded by the coding sequence CAAGAGAGCAATCGGAAAACAGCCATGCCCTTGAACAGCAGATAGCAAGATTAAAGGCGGCTGGGGCAACTGAAATATATAGTGATGTCGAATCTGGCTCTAAAAACTCGCGCCCGAAGTTTAAGCAATTAATTGCCGATTGTAAGCTAGGCAGAATTTCTGAGGTAATTGTAACGCGCTTAGATCGACTTACGAGATCGTTGGTTACTCTCCGCAAAACAATCGATCAACTCAAAGATGCAGGTGTAAGTTTAGTGGCTCTTGATGACAGCATAGATACTTCGACAGCAGTAGGAAAATTTCATTTGAATATGCTAGGTAGTCTTGCGGAGATGGAGGTCGATCGCCTATCAGAAAGAGTTCGGCATGGCTGGAAGCATCTAAGGGATCGCAAAGTTGCCATGAATCCACCTTTTGGCTATTGCAAAATCAATGATAAACACACACTCGATCATCAAAAATTCTTATGTTTACTTAGCGATCGTACTGAATTATCAAAAGCCGAAATTGCTCAAGATATTATCAATGCCTTTTTCCAAGAGCGATCGCTACGTGGCTGCCTCAGAGTAATCAATCCTAAGTATGGAATTTTTACGAGTGCCAATAATAATCATGGCGAAAATATTGGCGGTGTAACTGCAAGGGGACTTTTTAGATTTTCGATAACTGGCTTGAAAGATTGGCTGATTAATCCCGTTTTACAAGGGCATCTTTGCTATTTGAAAAAAAGAAATGGACAAAGACTGGACCGATCGCAGTGGCAGATCTTTAGGAATACCCATGAAGCTTTGATTACTGAACAACAATCAAGGGAAATTGATGAGATTCTTGCACACAATAGGCAAGTTCGCGGCTATGGCACACAAGCGCAAAGATTCCCTTTATCAGGGTTGGTATTTTGTGCCGAATGCCGAGCCGCTTGCTACTCCTGTGCAAGCAGGATTGGGACAAGCAAAACCGAATTTCACTATTATTTCCAATGCAAAAATGCCCAAACAAGATCCTGCAATAATCGCAAGTTAGTCCGACAAGAAAAATGCGAAGCGGCGGCGATCGCATCTCTAACCCAACGTGCTAGCCAAATTGCCGATATTGCCGAACTTCCACTAGAACGAGTTGAGCCTGTGGAGTTGCGAGAATTGCGTGGTCAATTGGCTGTCTTGGAAAATCTCGGATACAATCCTGCGATCGCCACAGCAAAGGAACAACTTAGGGCGCAAATTAGCAACTTAGAGTATGGGCTGACTGTGGGCGCAAACATTGACACCAAGCTAAGGGATGCTCTGATCGATACCTTTGGTAACCCAGTATATTTTTCCTCACTTCCCCTAGATGAAAAAAAAGCGATCTATCGGGCTTTGATAGATCGCATAGTGGTTAAGGATGGTGGGGTGGTGAGTGTGGAATTAAAGATTTAG
- a CDS encoding helix-turn-helix transcriptional regulator, translated as MDQAFKDRLSQKVRLLRGKLTQAKFANILKVSQSTIASWERGDNIPDLENIEKLAELAKQKPEEFLANLYGREFTSKESLPISFAITSMDNDGLSEVLILIARKIKNQE; from the coding sequence ATGGATCAAGCATTTAAAGATCGCTTATCCCAAAAGGTTAGGCTTCTAAGAGGAAAATTAACTCAAGCTAAATTCGCTAATATCTTGAAAGTCAGTCAGTCAACGATTGCATCTTGGGAAAGAGGAGATAATATTCCAGATCTGGAAAATATCGAAAAGCTTGCAGAATTGGCTAAGCAAAAACCTGAAGAATTTTTGGCAAATCTTTACGGGAGGGAATTTACTTCTAAGGAATCTTTGCCGATCAGCTTTGCAATTACATCTATGGATAATGACGGTCTGAGTGAAGTACTGATTTTGATTGCGCGAAAAATCAAAAATCAAGAGTGA
- a CDS encoding antirestriction protein ArdA, with protein MNKKHPQIYVACLAAYNNGHLHGDWIDADQEPEELQEEVNRILATSPVKAWECCEEWAIHDYDDMPSLGEYVSLQEISDIAKAIAEHGDAYEAYIGHVGSEFANLADFRDLYCGKYDSEEDFVEERVSETWEIPDHLANYIDYKKIATDWFIDSFYFSNGHVFYR; from the coding sequence ATGAACAAAAAACACCCTCAAATCTATGTAGCTTGCTTAGCTGCTTACAATAACGGTCATTTACATGGCGATTGGATTGATGCCGATCAAGAACCTGAAGAATTGCAAGAAGAAGTTAACCGTATTTTGGCAACTTCACCCGTCAAGGCTTGGGAATGTTGCGAAGAATGGGCAATTCATGATTATGACGATATGCCAAGTTTAGGCGAATACGTTTCATTGCAAGAAATTTCAGACATTGCCAAGGCGATCGCCGAGCATGGTGATGCTTATGAAGCCTATATAGGTCACGTTGGTTCTGAGTTCGCAAACCTTGCCGATTTTCGCGATCTCTATTGTGGGAAGTATGACAGTGAGGAAGATTTTGTAGAAGAGCGAGTTTCTGAAACTTGGGAAATTCCCGATCACCTTGCCAACTACATCGACTACAAAAAGATTGCAACTGATTGGTTTATTGACAGTTTCTACTTTAGCAATGGTCATGTGTTCTATCGCTAG
- a CDS encoding DNA N-6-adenine-methyltransferase, with translation MITEIELPIAIEIMQPHVGDRIVEDANFGNYRLNCLVREGRFLKAVPVKGVADRVAWLVELDNGKQGFFDPSICKIIERAAASVLVEESKTETPLEPQFKVGDRVYQENPDNTGVINKISRGKALVSVGDRTVIVPIGRLHHCDPNYSPKPKKSQEEILAEEEAAIAKAREEYLKSQIELPFDYEIPDGEKGNECYTPAYVLDLCRDFLGGFDLDPFTNAIAQRTVRAEVFWTKEDNALSKDWSSFKRKWCNPPYRKLANDGIIDKILSYIHIGETLLLVNSSTSAKWFHKCMDACTAYLHPNKRIPFYNPYSEIEYKNGKKRSGNEHDQTLFYFGDRPLEFAEALANLGNAVQPIRKDNFAISISGEALIVETINAKQIEFESAVRSPIQIAENRELYDLLKPICDWYSGRYLPIFAVNALGHALVFARDGKHNEAVELLTAEVIAEIKKPHAEVRKLKAFLDNFVPSIEEISTEPKLPVAGLRMDEPKRSVLVETSQNDFPLERLKHLQAERDRLVAIGASPKGVWIEKSRPSKRNFDQAVWKADKPHEWLGGKHSRYIGEVGSKDHISAIAQHRAGQELRKVEREIKKLGEIMNDDWIYLHTVTYRRRNIAIYQVDHWFGARVLFNGSVYETEADLEEFLIERCKQVIDQTFPQPARETYDEIPF, from the coding sequence ATGATTACGGAAATTGAACTACCGATTGCGATTGAAATCATGCAACCCCATGTGGGCGATCGCATTGTGGAAGATGCCAATTTCGGGAATTACAGGCTAAATTGCCTAGTTCGCGAAGGCAGATTTTTAAAGGCTGTACCCGTTAAAGGTGTGGCTGATCGGGTTGCGTGGTTGGTTGAGCTTGATAATGGGAAGCAAGGATTCTTTGATCCTAGTATCTGCAAGATTATCGAACGTGCAGCCGCGTCTGTTCTAGTGGAAGAGAGTAAAACAGAAACTCCACTAGAACCACAATTCAAAGTAGGCGATCGCGTCTATCAAGAGAATCCAGATAACACAGGCGTTATTAACAAAATCTCTAGAGGCAAAGCGCTTGTATCTGTAGGCGATCGCACAGTGATCGTCCCCATCGGACGGCTTCACCACTGCGATCCTAATTATTCCCCTAAGCCTAAAAAATCACAGGAAGAAATTCTTGCTGAAGAAGAAGCTGCGATCGCTAAGGCTAGAGAGGAGTACTTAAAATCTCAAATCGAATTACCTTTTGATTACGAGATTCCAGATGGCGAAAAGGGTAACGAGTGCTATACACCAGCCTATGTATTGGACTTATGCCGAGATTTCTTAGGAGGTTTCGATCTTGATCCGTTTACAAATGCGATCGCGCAAAGGACGGTTAGAGCAGAGGTGTTCTGGACTAAAGAAGACAACGCCTTAAGCAAGGACTGGTCTAGCTTTAAGCGTAAATGGTGCAATCCCCCTTATAGAAAACTTGCAAACGATGGAATTATTGACAAAATTCTTTCGTATATCCACATTGGCGAAACCTTACTGCTTGTGAATAGTTCCACGAGTGCCAAATGGTTCCACAAATGTATGGATGCTTGCACGGCTTATCTACATCCAAACAAGCGCATACCTTTCTACAATCCCTACTCAGAAATTGAGTACAAAAATGGGAAGAAAAGATCGGGCAATGAGCATGACCAGACCTTGTTTTACTTTGGCGATCGCCCCTTAGAATTTGCCGAAGCTCTAGCGAATTTAGGTAATGCGGTCCAACCAATCCGTAAAGATAATTTTGCAATCTCGATTAGTGGCGAAGCGTTGATCGTAGAGACGATTAATGCAAAGCAAATTGAATTTGAATCTGCTGTGCGATCGCCTATTCAAATTGCAGAAAATCGTGAACTTTATGATCTGCTCAAGCCTATCTGTGATTGGTATTCGGGACGGTACTTACCCATTTTTGCGGTCAATGCCCTTGGTCATGCTTTGGTATTTGCGAGAGATGGCAAGCATAACGAAGCGGTGGAATTGCTCACTGCGGAAGTAATCGCGGAAATCAAAAAACCTCATGCGGAAGTGCGGAAGTTGAAAGCATTTCTGGATAATTTCGTACCTAGCATTGAGGAGATATCCACAGAACCTAAGTTACCCGTTGCGGGTTTACGCATGGATGAGCCTAAGCGATCGGTTCTAGTGGAAACTTCACAAAATGATTTTCCACTAGAACGCCTCAAGCATCTGCAAGCCGAACGCGATCGCCTAGTTGCTATAGGTGCATCACCCAAAGGAGTTTGGATCGAAAAATCTCGACCTTCTAAACGGAACTTCGATCAAGCTGTCTGGAAGGCTGATAAGCCTCACGAATGGCTGGGTGGAAAACACTCACGGTACATCGGTGAGGTTGGCAGTAAAGACCATATCTCAGCGATCGCCCAACACAGAGCAGGTCAAGAACTGCGAAAAGTTGAGAGAGAAATTAAAAAACTAGGTGAAATCATGAATGACGATTGGATTTATTTGCACACAGTTACATATAGAAGGCGCAATATCGCTATTTACCAAGTTGATCACTGGTTTGGAGCAAGAGTTTTGTTTAATGGTTCGGTCTATGAAACTGAAGCCGATCTTGAAGAATTTCTTATTGAGAGGTGCAAACAAGTGATTGATCAAACTTTCCCACAGCCAGCCCGTGAAACCTATGACGAAATCCCCTTTTAA
- a CDS encoding DUF3768 domain-containing protein produces the protein MSQSTTAKMIAALNDQFRHGDRTLGEYSATASVAQLPPDQLRQLTQAIAAFDEFTEDNDPYGEHDLGIVELNGDRYMWKIDYYDRNFECRSLDPADPRLTRRVMTIMLSSEY, from the coding sequence ATGTCTCAATCTACTACTGCCAAGATGATCGCCGCACTTAATGACCAGTTTCGTCATGGCGATCGCACCCTTGGCGAATATAGCGCCACGGCAAGCGTTGCCCAATTGCCACCCGATCAACTTCGGCAATTAACCCAAGCGATCGCCGCATTTGATGAGTTTACCGAGGATAACGATCCCTATGGTGAGCATGATTTAGGCATTGTCGAACTCAATGGCGATCGCTATATGTGGAAAATCGACTACTACGACCGTAATTTTGAGTGTCGCAGTCTTGACCCCGCCGATCCGAGGTTAACTAGACGGGTCATGACGATTATGTTGAGTAGCGAATATTAA
- a CDS encoding HAD hydrolase-like protein, with product MKKALFLDLDGTIRQPIANPNGFISHPFDQEIIAGAKHAIDKYIAEGWELVGISNQAGVAAGHKSLQDCIVEQARTLDLAGLESVLFCPDFDGLQCYQVINVEREYIELHQQDDRWIGQYRKPNAGMLLHAIDIYTPSEILFIGDRPEDEESAKAANIPFIWAHEWRSIYLIA from the coding sequence ATGAAAAAAGCTTTATTTCTCGATCTTGACGGCACAATCCGACAGCCGATCGCTAACCCTAACGGTTTTATCTCCCATCCTTTCGATCAAGAGATTATCGCAGGAGCAAAACACGCCATTGATAAGTATATTGCCGAAGGATGGGAGCTAGTAGGCATCAGCAATCAGGCAGGGGTAGCCGCAGGGCATAAATCTTTGCAGGATTGCATCGTAGAGCAAGCCCGAACTCTTGATCTCGCTGGACTTGAATCGGTGCTATTTTGCCCAGATTTTGACGGATTGCAATGCTATCAAGTGATCAATGTTGAGCGTGAATATATCGAACTTCACCAACAAGATGACCGATGGATCGGGCAGTACCGCAAACCAAATGCGGGGATGCTGCTCCATGCCATTGATATTTATACCCCCTCCGAAATTTTGTTTATAGGCGATCGACCCGAAGACGAAGAATCTGCTAAAGCTGCAAATATCCCCTTTATATGGGCGCACGAATGGCGATCTATCTATTTGATTGCCTAA